The Coccidioides posadasii str. Silveira chromosome 2, complete sequence genomic interval CAATTTTCTAACGCCAGTTGGGCTGATCTGTCATCCCAGTTTAACTTTTGGCTGACTGCTTTGCTCAGCTGTGAGAAATTCTGAAGTTCCCCTGGACTCAGATAGCAGCTAGGGCCCTATAATATGGTTAATTAACCAATAAAGAAATTTTGGTGGTCACAAAATTCTGATCTGGCATTTTCTAATTTCCTGTATACAGAAACAATGAATGTTTTTGGGTATGCAAGACTGGATGTTGAATGAACAAGGCCAATCTCAGAGTATGAGCCAGCTCGAAGAGTTCAAAATATAGAactactacggagtactccgtacatcatGGCATATAGCTACCGGAAGGTAGATGTCTACAGGAAACCCAACTCAGAAGGGGAATTTTCTTTCAACCAGAAATCAGGTCAACTTCATGCTAGCATTGTTATAACACCCCCTATCACTCTCCTTCAATGACATCATTTTCTTGCAGATCGCATCCTTATATTGGGAAACTTCCTACCTTGTTTCGGAATTTTTTGTCGCACAAAGATTTTCGAATCCAGTTTTGTGGATTGGACTAGACAGATCCGCATTGTAGCCACAAGGTAACACACACTGAAGAATGCATTTCTATTCCATTTCACTAACCTACTGTGAAGAGTAGTATTTCCTTTTTAAACGTAGGTTAAGGTACCCGGGTCTTTCAGAGCAGCAATGGCCACAGGTAATGCTGTGGGAATGACAATACCCTTGTGAGACAAACCTCTTGCTCAAACTAGCACCACCCACCGACTTGGTAGAAGTGTAACTATCTAACCTTGCTGCCGGTGTTTGGGCCACGACAGAAGATATACTCCCTGTAACTGGCTGCAGCTTGCACGGAGCGTTCCTTCAAAAAGGGGAAGCAACATCGGCACGTCAGCCACCGACCCGAAGGCTATAGATTTCAACCCTGACGTGGCCTTGGTATAGAGAACGGCTCCCTGGATACCAGCATCGGTTGGGCCACGCCTGAAAACTGTGTGTGTAAAATAATGGAAGGTTCGAACATCATTTCAAGACCTTGCCTGCTGCCGCCTTTTTTCCAGGATCTCCATCCTCAATTTCTCTGCGGCGAGCTCCACGTTAATTATTCCGCTAACACCGCGTTTCCAGGCATCCTCCAAGCCCTCGATCTCGCCCCTCGCGGTCTCCTGTCTCATCTTCCTCTCCCTATTCACCTCATCCGTAGCCTGCTTCGTCTCCTGTATTTCCTTCTCGACCTGTCGTAGAATCTCCTCTAGCTGCGCATTACCAATCAACCACGCATTTTTTCCATGGGCCTCcagcagagagagattcTCTTGTCTTGCAGATAGATGTGAGCTAGCAGTGTACGCTTTTCGTAGAGTCTCGCGCCAATCGCTCAGGATGGTTGCTTGGTCCTTCCCTTCGGTCGAGGGCACTTCTGGGGCTTCGTATCTGGACAGGTCTACTCCGCCAGTTATGGGGCGGCTGTTGGCCTTGCGCTCAAGCTCGCTCTGGATGAGGGCTGAGAACTTTGGTTCTGGGAGCGTTGGAATCGAAGAGTGGAGGGTGGTTCGGTGCCCGGCTGGTAATTCGACAGCGATAAGCTTGTCTATTTCGCTGCGGACTTCGGGAGCAATTTCACCGTCGATGTCTTAAGAGGATGAGGGTTATTAGCATAGATATCCACCGGGATAGCAGAAAAAGTGGGTGAGTGAGTGAGTGGATGGAAGGATCCTACACGGCAGGGAATCATGGAACTCGTCGATTAGCGACATGTCTAGCTTTGCAGACTATTGGACACTAGGTGTCAGGCGCACAATCGACATGAATATATGTATCTCGTGAACAGCGACACCAGACATGGGATGGAGCTGCTGGATGTCATCCGGACGGCGAACGGGCAAAGCTCGACGCGCTTATCTAATGAGCACTGCTGCCCTAGCCGTATCGGGACTAGCGCACTACACGGCACGTCGCATCGTCCCCTGACCGGCACCGGCCAATTAGCAGCGGCTGTTTTTATTCAAACTTCCCGAAGTTGGCGGCAGCACACTCTCCGCCAGCGGGGGAGCTTGCTGCTAGCGCAAAGTCAAAGCCTGCGCGCGATGTCATGACTCTGGGGGTCTGGGGATTTAGCCTCCTCTTCGTCCGGCGATCCCCACAACTACCCCTGTGCATCTTCACATGGCGATGGTTGTGATGGATATGCCCCTTTTCTCTAGCCGAATGGGCCGACTACAAAATCTTGTGGGTGGCCCATATTGATCCTGTATCTGGACTGCCAGAATAAGGGTCTCGAGTTCTCGGCGGTCTTCTCCGGATGCCTGCCTACCGATCGTGACGGAGTTACACGATGGCCCGCCTCGGCATAATTACATGCCTTGTCAGCTTTTTTCTTGGAAGCTTTTTTGTGATCCAACTCCTCTCCAACCCCGGTGTCTCGCAGCAGCGAAGATGGCTCAGGTTCCCCTCGAGCCAAAGGGCTGGCAGGGCACGGTATGGTGACATCGATGACGATGTGTATCTACTCGGCGTGGGAAAGGCCGACATTACTGGGTACGTCGATCGCTGCAAACAGCCAGGAAATTAACGCTGTTTTGTTCCCCCAGTATGCTTATTGCAGAGATGCAGGCCTGTCGCCGAGATCATCTTCATGGGCTATGCGAATTCGGAGCAAGTCGGCTCCGGACTTCGCCAGAGGCTCTATTCCCGCGCTTTCATCGTTGGAAGCCGCGAGAATCCAGAAAATAGATTTGTGTATATCGTCTTGGATACCGTCGCTGGTGATACAGCCATCAGGGACGGAATCCTGAAGGGCCTTGCCGAGCTTGGCGGCGAGTACGTCCACTATGGTCAGCACAACCTGGCCCTGACTGGAACACACTCGCATGCAGGCCCTGGAGCGTGGTTGAACTCATTGATCCCGCAGATAAGCACTAACGGGTTCAACAAAGAGAGCTATCAAGCCATCGTTGATGGTACGATCCTCTCAATCAAAAGAGCACATGAATCCTTGGCCCCTGGGCGACTGAGCTTCGCGTCGGGCCAGCTTGACAATACCAGTATCAACAGAAGTCCGTTCGCATATCTCGCAAATCCAGAGGAGGAGCGGGCTCGATATAATGGAGACACCGAAAAGCAATTTTCGCTCCTAAGATTTGACCGTGAAGAAGACGACAAGACAATTGGCGTGCTCACGTTCTATTCGGTGCACGGGACCTCGCTGTACCGAAACAATACTCTTGTATCAGGTGATAACAAGGGAGTCGCTTCCTACCTCTTCGAACGCGGCGTGCGACATGATCACAGGTTTGCGAAAGACTTCGTTGCTGGATTTTCTCAATCATCCGTTGGAGATGTCTCGCCAAACATCGAGGGCGCATTTTGCGAGGACACTGGGCTTCCCTGCAAATTCGTATGTATTCCCAAGAAACAACAGTTCTGCCCCCATCTCAGCATACTAATCCGTCTTTATAGGAGGACAGTACATGCAATGGAAAAGCGGTTCTATGCCACGGACGCGGGCCCTTCTTCCGTGAGAAGGACGAGGGTTCAAAGAGCTGCTTCGAAATTGGTCGGCGCCAGTTTTTCGCTGCCCTGAATCTTTATGGTAAGATGGATCGGCAGACCGTCCGGGGATCGTCTGCGGTCTCTTCGTTCCACACATTCCAAGACTTTTCCAAATACAAGTTCATCTCACCGTTCAACAAGAGCAGAGAATTGACCTCTTGCTCTGCTGCCCTTGGTTTTGCTTTTGCTGGTGGAACTACCGACGGGCCGGGGTACTTTGATTTCACCCAAAATGGCACAGACTCTCCAAGCACGAGAAATCCGCTCTGGAACTTTGCCAGAGACCTTCTCCATCCGCCAACTAAACAGCAGAAGGAGTGCCACAGCCCAAAGAAAATTCTCCTGGACGTGGGCGAGCTTCACTTCCCTTACCAATGGACGCCAAATATTGTGGACATCCAGCTTCTCCGCGTTGGTCAGGTGGTCATCATCGTGTCTTCCGGGGAAGTCTCGACGATGGCTGGTCGTCGCTGGAGGGAAGCTGTGGCGAAAACCGCCAAACATGCTCTCGATATCTCAGAACCCATCGTTCTCTTGGGCGGCCCAGCAAACACCTATGTCCATTATATCACCACTGAAGAGGAATACGGCATCCAACGCTACGAGGGTGCCTCGACTCTCCACGGCCCACACACGCTTGCGGCTCATGTAAATCTAACCCTCACTTATCTCCCCAATCTTGCAGAAGACGCGACCTCTTTGCCACCTGTTCCACCAGGCCCGAGCCCGGAGGTCAACACCAATCGATCGATGTCTTTTATCCTTCCCGTCGTCCTGGATACACCACCGATCCAGAAGAACTTCGGAGACGTGCTTTCGGGCCCATCTTCAGACCAGGTGTTCCGGCCCGGTGATATCGTTAAAACTAAGTTCGTGGCTGCCAATCCACGGAATAACTTCCGACTTGAAGGCACTTTTGCCGCCGTTGAACGGCAGACCGGCCGGAACACATGGGAGGTTGTCCGTGACGATTCGGACTGGAATTTGGTGTACCACTGGGGACGCAAGAGCCCTGGACTCAGCTCCAGTGCGGTTACCATCGAATGGGAAATTGAGAACGACTATTACTCTATCGGCTCTCCGAGGGTCCAGAGCGGCACCTACCGCATGATATACTATGGAGATGCGAAAGGTTGGGATGGAAAGATTCGTGGATTCAAGGGAACTGGTCCAAGCTTCAAAGTTTCTGCTTAAAAgactttctctctttttttgcATATAAGGGGTAATATTTGAGGACACGCGCGTTAGTAAATTTCACTTCGACAGTATATATGATTGGGAGACTTGGGTGCACACATACCCTGGTAAAGTTGGATTATCTATATATACCatattttttaatttcttttGCTATTGTTTAGGTATCGCGTCCGCTTGACCTAGCAACTGAGGCACAATAAGACCACAtaaatgtacggagtacggaatAACAACATCCActgctccgtacggagtgccttcatgtacggagtactccgtatatagTACGCATACGGCAGCCGATAAGAGGCTATTCTGCTTTTGGCTAGTGCATTTTGTTTCAATTTTAGGTTCGCGCTAAATGCCGCCGGCCAATGAAATCGACCTTTCACCAACGACTGCCATCACTTTGCGACGACTTCACCTCTGCGACCTCGAAGGGATGACCTACGCGCCAGGCCAAGATGAACTGCTACCCATCGCATGCTGTGAAACACCTTCTGTTGAAACATTCGAGGAGCATGCTGGATTAGACGCGCAGTTGGAATGTATCAAAATAACCTGAAACCATCAGGTATCCCCCGCCCGATGGTCAAAGGGCCCCGTTTTGCAGCttttattccttttttttttttttttccctttgaAGAATCTGTTTTTTATTCTTCatgttttctctttttatttttttttttttttcttctgcaGATCATGATAGATCTATTATGATTGTTGTATTTGATCTCAGAAGCCTTTCTTCGTTCTTCATCACAGCTCACGGCCCTGTCGGCATTTTCGTTTCTCTTCAGGATGCGCGTAAAAGATTTGGTCACAGTTCTATTGGCGTTAATATCGTCATCTTCTTGCAGCCCAACACGTCGTCTCCCTTGGAATCCTCGGCTGCATGGTGTCGCGGGCTTTAGAAATTGCACGACCTCCAACCCAACCCAAATATCTGTCATTAATTCAGTTGTGGTGACTCTAACAATCCCTCCTCCTTCGGTTCCCTCAACCACTCGTGGCAGTGATGCGAAGGCCACCGTCTGCTTGGAGTTTGTGGATTCTGGTGGAAGCGGAGCTCCGAGAGTGGTTCTTTGCTCCCCAACAACGCAATCGACGGCTTTTCTAACGACGTCTGGAATCCGTGGATCTGGCGGCGTTGGAGCGACGGGTTATCCAGCAATCATCTCGATCAGCGATGGGACGGCTTCTCCCGAACTGGAATCAACCCACAGCCCGATGCTTTCATCGATCGCTGGAAAGAATGACACTCGTCCGTCAATTACGGGAACTGGTGCATTT includes:
- a CDS encoding uncharacterized protein (EggNog:ENOG410PQ7D~COG:A~BUSCO:13635at33183) translates to MSLIDEFHDSLPYIDGEIAPEVRSEIDKLIAVELPAGHRTTLHSSIPTLPEPKFSALIQSELERKANSRPITGGVDLSRYEAPEVPSTEGKDQATILSDWRETLRKAYTASSHLSARQENLSLLEAHGKNAWLIGNAQLEEILRQVEKEIQETKQATDEVNRERKMRQETARGEIEGLEDAWKRGVSGIINVELAAEKLRMEILEKRRQQARS
- a CDS encoding uncharacterized protein (EggNog:ENOG410PJ6K~COG:T~BUSCO:1965at33183), giving the protein MARLGIITCLVSFFLGSFFVIQLLSNPGVSQQRRWLRFPSSQRAGRARYGDIDDDVYLLGVGKADITGPVAEIIFMGYANSEQVGSGLRQRLYSRAFIVGSRENPENRFVYIVLDTVAGDTAIRDGILKGLAELGGEYVHYGQHNLALTGTHSHAGPGAWLNSLIPQISTNGFNKESYQAIVDGTILSIKRAHESLAPGRLSFASGQLDNTSINRSPFAYLANPEEERARYNGDTEKQFSLLRFDREEDDKTIGVLTFYSVHGTSLYRNNTLVSGDNKGVASYLFERGVRHDHRFAKDFVAGFSQSSVGDVSPNIEGAFCEDTGLPCKFEDSTCNGKAVLCHGRGPFFREKDEGSKSCFEIGRRQFFAALNLYGKMDRQTVRGSSAVSSFHTFQDFSKYKFISPFNKSRELTSCSAALGFAFAGGTTDGPGYFDFTQNGTDSPSTRNPLWNFARDLLHPPTKQQKECHSPKKILLDVGELHFPYQWTPNIVDIQLLRVGQVVIIVSSGEVSTMAGRRWREAVAKTAKHALDISEPIVLLGGPANTYVHYITTEEEYGIQRYEGASTLHGPHTLAAHVNLTLTYLPNLAEDATSLPPVPPGPSPEVNTNRSMSFILPVVLDTPPIQKNFGDVLSGPSSDQVFRPGDIVKTKFVAANPRNNFRLEGTFAAVERQTGRNTWEVVRDDSDWNLVYHWGRKSPGLSSSAVTIEWEIENDYYSIGSPRVQSGTYRMIYYGDAKGWDGKIRGFKGTGPSFKVSA
- a CDS encoding uncharacterized protein (SECRETED:SignalP(1-19)~EggNog:ENOG410PZ0G); this translates as MRVKDLVTVLLALISSSSCSPTRRLPWNPRLHGVAGFRNCTTSNPTQISVINSVVVTLTIPPPSVPSTTRGSDAKATVCLEFVDSGGSGAPRVVLCSPTTQSTAFLTTSGIRGSGGVGATGYPAIISISDGTASPELESTHSPMLSSIAGKNDTRPSITGTGAFSTTFVRKTVTKRPCPSSSTSSPAPPPNVPITISFPGSDRPESPDSTTMHVSDITLFTMSGIPSPSPTTSTTSSLSSPSIPSIPPNPPSVSPKSDIPLGSAPTSAPPPPQISIIPVTTTQSQPDSGPITLIPIDP